In Saccharomycodes ludwigii strain NBRC 1722 chromosome III, whole genome shotgun sequence, one DNA window encodes the following:
- a CDS encoding uncharacterized protein (similar to Saccharomyces cerevisiae YIL095W | PRK1 | p53 Regulatory Kinase (paralog of YNL020C | ARK1)): MNKPPKYPPDTTLTVGSHQVSVIKFLSEGGFAQVYVVNVLEGPSAGLYRKACMKRVVVPNKQSLNTLRAEVDCMKLLKGNRHVVTYLDSHASRSTTNANTYEVFVLMEYCSRGGLIDFLNTRLQNRLTEHEVLDIMSQTTQAVAAMHKLLPPLLHRDIKIENVLVNEQGVFKLCDFGSVCGVIRPPTSQQEMDFVYNDIMHNTTAQYRSPEMVDLNKRLPIDEKSDIWALGVYLYKLCYYTTPFENNGGGDHAILQGRFQFPALPHYSDHLKSLIGHMLRVNPTERPNVYQVLNQVSNLQGVPCPITDFYKERALSALQNSNGIRNAHSSTTTISTDFPTPNSFILHQQPMLGSVTTAAPFSFVNSGVNNPLPLAQQQQQPLIMSGINPQLNSLPIIAPPITTFPSKMAINNNMIPSNIISNNIQTGEPFKKQQDATIDPFNKLYNTAKGISTKSAPSTTTNTGSSLNNISSSKLQPSLSFGTNSYNPSIVATSGGSSNSTSKRSTLYVDSEVQTDFVMNSNISGSSSTTSASSNSSDNEIPSYVTFNNRNFSVNNGGLDQVSTGGSFTSRFSRKLKSLITGESLRSSSSKQNTGNNLPYQSISGNNKIDLKNNNTGNSTKSFFKNGAISPIRKTSSNSRKSSMDPSFGSRIPSGDTEKERVKEENGYHSKRRSVIIPKMDPPAANSTSKGITSIVYNNKTKLPSDNVIDNNASSSKSFVAPKKSSIEQRVQNLLSAHKNTSLGASKTTNGYGKYVDQGNPSEDSRKESVIVTPLSATGNIANSSGISSSTSTRINYAELAKSKKKKKLPPPKPKKPKFLHSSGSKKITLAKNGDVRSASDTPSELVTVDVDKLEEDFKRRFPSTTI, encoded by the coding sequence atGAATAAACCACCAAAGTATCCGCCAGATACAACACTGACTGTTGGATCACATCAAGTATCCGtgattaaatttttatcagAAGGTGGTTTTGCTCAAGTTTATGTCGTAAATGTTTTAGAGGGACCATCTGCCGGATTATACAGAAAAGCATGTATGAAAAGAGTTGTTGTTCCTAATAAACAATCATTAAATACTTTACGAGCAGAGGTGGATTGCATGAAATTATTGAAGGGCAATAGGCATGTTGTTACATATTTAGATTCTCATGCTTCAAGGTCCACTACCAATGCAAACACTTATGAAGTTTTTGTACTAATGGAATACTGTTCCAGAGGTGGATTAAtcgattttttaaatacaaGGCTACAAAATAGATTAACAGAGCATGAGGTTCTAGATATAATGAGCCAGACCACCCAAGCTGTAGCCGCTATGCATAAATTACTTCCTCCATTACTTCATCgtgatattaaaattgaaaatgttTTGGTTAATGAGCAAggtgtttttaaattatgtGATTTTGGCAGTGTTTGTGGAGTTATTAGACCTCCAACCAGTCAACAAGAAATggattttgtttataatgATATAATGCACAACACAACAGCACAATATAGATCTCCCGAAATGGTAGAtctaaataaaagattacCGATTGATGAAAAAAGTGACATTTGGGCACTGGgtgtttatttatataaattatgtTACTATACTACAccttttgaaaataatggtGGTGGTGATCATGCTATATTGCAAGGAAGGTTCCAATTTCCAGCATTACCACATTATAGCGATCATTTGAAGAGTCTAATCGGTCACATGTTGAGGGTGAATCCTACAGAAAGACCAAATGTTTATCAAGTTTTAAATCAAGTTTCAAATCTACAAGGTGTTCCTTGTCCTATAACAGATTTCTACAAAGAAAGAGCATTATCGGCATTACAGAATAGCAATGGTATTAGAAATGCGCATAGTAGTACCACCACAATATCAACTGATTTCCCAACTCCAAATTCTTTCATCTTACATCAACAGCCAATGTTGGGTTCAGTGACAACGGCAGCACCGTTTTCATTTGTTAATTCAGGAGTTAACAATCCTCTGCCTTTGgctcaacaacaacaacagcccTTAATTATGTCTGGAATTAATCCACAACTAAACTCTTTGCCTATTATTGCACCTCCTATTACGACATTTCCCAGTAAGATGGccattaataacaacatgATACCATCCAATAttatatcaaataatatacaaaCAGGAGAGCCATTTAAGAAGCAACAAGATGCTACTATTGATCCATTCAATAAGTTGTATAACACTGCTAAAGGCATCAGTACCAAAAGTGCACCATCTACGACCACTAACACTGGAAGCTCCCTTAACAATATTAGCTCAAGCAAATTGCAACCAAGTCTCTCATTTGGTACCAATTCATATAATCCATCAATTGTGGCCACCAGTGGTGGATCATCCAATTCAACAAGTAAACGAAGTACATTATATGTTGATTCTGAAGTCCAGACGGATTTTGTTATGAATTCGAATATAAGTGGTTCTTCTTCTACAACTTCTGCCTCTTCAAATTCCTCCGACAATGAAATACCCTCCTATGTAACATTTAACAATAGAAATTTTAGCGTCAACAATGGTGGTTTGGATCAAGTTTCCACCGGTGGTAGTTTTACTTCTAGGTTTAGTCGTAAATTGAAAAGTCTAATCACAGGGGAAAGCTTACGTTCATCGAGTTCAAAGCAAAATACAGGTAATAATTTGCCGTATCAAAGTATCTCaggaaataataaaatagatcttaaaaataataacactgGTAATAGTACTAAAAGCTTTTTTAAGAATGGTGCTATTAGTCCAATAAGAAAAACGTCCAGTAATAGTAGGAAAAGTTCAATGGATCCTTCGTTCGGTTCCAGAATACCGTCTGGTGATactgaaaaggaaagagttaaagaagaaaatggcTACCATTCAAAAAGGAGGTCTGTGATTATTCCAAAAATGGATCCCCCTGCAGCAAATTCTACTTCAAAAGGGATTACTTCCATTgtttacaataataaaacaaaacttcCAAGTGATAAtgttattgataataacgCTTCCTCTTCTAAATCTTTTGTTGCTCCAAAGAAAAGTAGCATTGAGCAACGTGTTCAAAACTTGTTATCTGCTCATAAAAACACATCACTCGGTGCGAGTAAAACAACCAACGGTTATGGCAAATATGTAGATCAAGGAAACCCAAGTGAGGATTCAAGGAAGGAAAGTGTTATAGTTACTCCATTAAGTGCTACAGGTAATATTGCTAATAGTAGTGgtattagtagtagtaccaGTACTAGGATCAATTATGCTGAATTGGCCAAatctaaaaagaaaaagaaattaccACCACCGAAGCCTAAAAAACCAAAGTTTTTGCATAGTAGTGGctccaaaaaaatcaccCTTGCAAAAAATGGAGACGTTAGGTCCGCAAGTGATACACCTAGTGAATTAGTAACTGTTGACGTGGATAAACTGGAGGAggattttaaaagaagatttCCAAGCACCactatttaa
- the HDA1 gene encoding histone deacetylase HDA1 (similar to Saccharomyces cerevisiae YNL021W | HDA1 | Histone DeAcetylase), with the protein MDSLSNNDTESNSEQQQKNQGKVNKELTETHLISTNNDNDTRKKRKLTIVPKNTKSKLHYVPLKTGVCYDVRMRYHAKIYTSYFEYIDPHPEDPRRIYRIYKILCENGLIVDPSLSIDENTDDVGEWMLRIPIREATDDEILEVHTLEHLNFIKSLPKMEREDLLKKTATGDSVYFNNDSYLSAKLSCGGAIEACKAVIEGKVKNSLAIVRPPGHHAEPQQAGGFCLFSNVAVAAKAILKAYPESVRKILILDWDIHHGNGTQKAFYEDNRVLYISLHRFELGKYYPGTKWGGHDQCGEKDGEGFNCNIPWPCGGIGDAEYIYAFQRIIMPMAQEFQPDFVIISSGFDAADGDTIGQCNVTPSCYGQMTHMLKSLANGKLCVILEGGYNLDAIARSALDVATVLIGEPPNEISNKNSVVPKPEIIKTVAEVIQQQSKYWKCFRSPYGNECLDKTQPINEKLLSKNFPLQNSIRDHQYELLADEYNFFSLPLLNLNTTNFILSPHTVLATTFKPVEEVSIFDSTDLIIHIHDTPDMWGQADPLTGVLNASTTIIIDNSIQLIKWCKEKNYHYIDINIPHSLFETDNYSTIMASQEVMIYLWNNYLQHFPNLQKIAFVGIGDSCSGLVHLLGHIDTRETVKCCISFIDKTSLKGIVPLIDESLVEWYYKNSLVFASKNHSCWLSSTKPRKKFGRVLKTRSDGMNNVFDEGFDEATDFILDSFEEFDDDEDDDEEEEEEEKIKRENGV; encoded by the coding sequence ATGGATTCTTTGTCTAATAATGATACAGAATCTAATTctgaacaacaacaaaaaaatcagGGTAAGGTCAATAAAGAACTTACTGAAACTCACCTTATATCCACTAACAACGACAATGACACTCgcaagaaaagaaaattaactATTGTTCCCAAAAATACTAAATCCAAATTACATTATGTGCCTTTAAAGACTGGAGTCTGTTACGATGTTAGAATGAGATATCACGCTAAAATTTATACCTCttattttgaatatatCGATCCTCATCCAGAGGATCCTAGAAGAATATATAGgatttacaaaatattatgCGAAAATGGTCTTATTGTTGATCCAAGCCTAAGTATTGATGAGAATACTGATGATGTCGGTGAATGGATGCTGAGAATTCCGATTAGAGAAGCCACAGACGACGAAATTTTGGAAGTTCATACATTGGAACATTtaaactttattaaatcGTTGCCCAAAATGGAACGCGAGGacttgttgaaaaaaactGCGACAGGCGATTCCGTGTATTTTAACAACGATTCATATTTAAGTGCTAAGTTGTCATGTGGTGGTGCAATTGAAGCTTGTAAAGCTGTGATCGAGGGGAAAGTTAAAAATTCGTTAGCCATAGTTAGACCTCCAGGTCATCATGCAGAGCCACAACAAGCTGGCGGTTTTTGCTTATTCAGTAATGTTGCCGTGGCAGCCAAAGCAATATTGAAAGCATATCCTGAAAGTGTTcggaaaatattaattttagaCTGGGATATTCATCACGGCAACGGCACTCAAAAGGCATTTTATGAAGACAATCGTGTTTTATATATCTCATTGCATAGATTCGAACTGGGGAAGTATTATCCAGGTACCAAGTGGGGTGGACATGACCAATGTGGAGAGAAGGATGGAGAAGGGTTTAATTGTAATATTCCATGGCCATGTGGCGGTATTGGTGATGCTGAGTATATATATGCCTTTCAAAGAATCATTATGCCAATGGCGCAAGAATTTCAGCCTGATTTTGTAATTATATCATCTGGCTTTGACGCCGCTGATGGTGACACTATAGGTCAATGTAACGTTACACCGAGTTGTTATGGGCAAATGACCCACATGCTAAAATCTTTGGCCAATGGCAAATTATGTGTTATATTAGAAGGTGGTTACAATTTGGATGCTATTGCAAGAAGCGCCTTAGATGTAGCAACAGTTTTAATCGGTGAACCACCAAATGAAAtcagcaacaaaaatagtGTTGTGCCTAAGCCTGAAATTATCAAAACAGTAGCAGAGGTCATTCAACAGCAATCTAAATACTGGAAATGCTTTCGTAGTCCCTACGGAAATGAATGTTTAGATAAAACACAACCAATCAACGAAAAATTACTCTCTAAAAATTTTCCCCTACAGAATTCTATAAGAGACCATCAATATGAGTTATTGGCTGATGAATacaatttcttttcattaCCCCTATTAAATCTAAATACAACAAATTTCATTCTATCACCACATACTGTTTTGGCAACCACTTTTAAGCCCGTTGAAGAAGTCAGTATATTTGATTCGACGGATCTAATAATTCATATTCATGATACTCCGGATATGTGGGGACAAGCAGATCCTTTAACTGGTGTTTTAAACGCATCAACTACCATTATAATAGACAACTCCAtacaattaataaaatggtgtaaagaaaagaattatCATTATATAGACATAAATATTCCACACTCGTTATTTGAAACGGATAACTATTCCACAATTATGGCATCACAAGAAGTAATGATATATCTATGGAATAATTATCTACAGCATTTCCCCAACTTGCAAAAAATTGCTTTTGTGGGAATAGGTGATTCGTGTTCCGGTTTAGTGCATTTGTTGGGGCATATAGACACTAGAGAAACAGTTAAATGCTGTATTTCCTTCATTGATAAAACATCTTTAAAGGGAATTGTCCCCTTGATAGATGAATCCCTGGTGGAATGGTATTATAAGAATTCGCTAGTTTTTGCATCTAAAAACCATTCGTGTTGGCTATCCTCTACAAAACCTAGGAAGAAATTTGGGAGggttttaaaaacaagaaGTGACGGTATGAATAATGTCTTTGATGAGGGATTTGATGAAGCTACTGATTTTATATTGGATAGTTTTGAAGAATTTGATGACGATGAAGATGacgatgaagaagaagaagaggaagaaaaaataaaaagggaaaatgGTGTTTAA
- the RCM1 gene encoding rRNA (cytosine-C5-)-methyltransferase RCM1 (similar to Saccharomyces cerevisiae YNL022C | RCM1 | rRNA m5C methyltransferase), with amino-acid sequence MNLYRDATWVYEDLLNASKTTKRTSGSLQSIVLNSCKRYKLKSNPKHIFALVNSVYSYSELLNYMYTRSKIDKDIPLRKKKVDGIDNVDTKNKKVKIYSEITLKLLIHDLFLSKSKRIQMGKHPIKDFVIKHKTRLNSELVRFKIKHKISKNEDAKNINNNIDAFSDITPVRWFRLNLVKIDDIENCVSELRKKYINRVSHWEEIKDNTDIYYDEFIPNLFGVLPSSKLTSHELYKRGKIIIQDRASCFPAHILNPKHNDIIIDSCSAPGNKTTHIASYIFGDTHGPAVNEKNSDPSYQIFAFEKDAERGKTLAKMLRIAGCEKLVKVNIGDFTKLATPQDYTQVTGFIVDPTCSGSGIFGRKIVDKLNKDKRDKEGEEGEEEQEQEQEQESIDSKDEIERKNRLIKLSSFQFEIVKYALSFPNAKKLVYSTCSIHPEENERVVIDLLLDKQVKKQGWKLRPRSEVIPDWPRRGLLQEFEQVFPKDEEATALAESCIRALPKKDGGIGFFAVCFERN; translated from the coding sequence ATGAATCTATATAGAGATGCTACCTGGGTCTATGAAGACTTGTTAAATGCATCTAAAACTACCAAAAGAACAAGTGGCTCTTTACAAAGTATAGTTTTAAACTCATGTAAACGTTATAAATTAAAGAGTAATCCAAAACACATATTTGCACTAGTAAATTCTGTTTATAGTTACTCTGagttattaaattatatgtATACAAGATCTAAAATTGATAAAGATATACCGCTACGTAAAAAGAAGGTTGATGGTATTGATAACGTTGAtaccaaaaacaaaaaggtaaaaattTACAGCGAAATTACattgaaattattaatacatgatttgtttttgtcAAAATCTAAAAGAATACAAATGGGAAAGCACCCAATCAAAGATTTTGTAATTAAACATAAAACCAGGCTAAATTCTGAATTGGTTAGattcaaaattaaacataAAATATCGAAGAATGAGGATGctaaaaatatcaacaacaacatagATGCCTTTTCTGATATAACACCAGTTAGGTGGTTTCGGTTGAATTTAGTTAAGATAGATGATATTGAAAACTGTGTTTCTGAATTgaggaaaaaatatataaacagaGTTAGTCATTGGGAGGAAATCAAGGATAACACCGATATATATTATGATGAATTTATTCCAAATCTATTTGGAGTTTTGCCATCATCGAAACTAACTTCTCATGAATTGTATAAGAGAggtaagattattattcaagATAGAGCCTCATGTTTCCCTGCCCACATTCTGAACCCAAAACATAacgatattattattgattcaTGCTCTGCACCAGGTAATAAAACCACCCATATAGCttcttatatttttggCGATACTCATGGACCAGCtgttaatgaaaaaaacagCGATCCATCGTACCAAATTTTTGcatttgaaaaagatgCAGAACGTGGTAAAACGTTAGCAAAAATGTTAAGAATTGCAGGATGTGAAAAATTGGTTAAAGTCAATATTGGTGATTTTACAAAGTTGGCCACCCCACAAGATTATACACAGGTTACTGGATTTATAGTGGATCCAACATGTAGTGGTAGTGGTATTTTTGGCAGAAAAATAGTTgacaaattaaataaagataagAGAGACAAGGAAGGGGAGGAGGGGGAAGAGGAGCAGGAGCAGGAGCAGGAGCAGGAAAGTATTGACTCCAAAGATGaaatagaaagaaaaaatagattaattaaattatcatcttttcaatttgaGATTGTAAAATATGCATTAAGCTTTCCTAATGCAAAGAAATTAGTTTATTCAACTTGTTCTATTCATCCAGAAGAAAACGAAAGAGTGGTtatagatttattattagataaACAAGTTAAAAAGCAAGGCTGGAAATTACGGCCAAGAAGTGAAGTTATCCCTGATTGGCCACGCAGAGGATTATTGCAGGAGTTCGAGCAGGTTTTCCCCAAAGATGAAGAAGCAACTGCCTTAGCAGAAAGTTGCATCAGGGCTTTGCCTAAAAAAGATGGTGGCATAGGTTTTTTTGCCGTTTGTTTTGAAAGAAACTAG
- the LYS12 gene encoding homoisocitrate dehydrogenase (similar to Saccharomyces cerevisiae YIL094C | LYS12 | LYSine requiring) codes for MLSSTVRNSLKHLTKTASYSTTGSKTLTIGLIPGDGIGKEVIPAGKKILEKISESTNLNFKFIDLEAGWATFQKTGEALPDETIDILKSQCQGALFGAVQSPTVKVAGYSSPIVALRKKLGLYANVRPVKSVAGTGDRPVDMVIVRENTEDLYIKEERTFTDPKTGLRVSEAIKRISEEATRNIATIALQIALNRYAIKGKSTLTVTHKSNVLSQSDGLFREVCKEVYQSKPEYAKIGYNEQIVDSMVYRMFREPECFDVIVAPNLYGDILSDGAAALVGSLGVVPSANVGKDFVVGEPCHGSAPDIAGRGISNPVATIRSTALMLEFLGHPDAANKIQKAVDANAVENTIKTPDLGGKSTTEEVTNDIISKL; via the coding sequence atgctatCTTCAACTGTTAGAAATTCCCTTAAGCATTTAACAAAAACCGCTTCCTATTCAACCACAGGTTCTAAAACTTTAACCATTGGTTTGATTCCAGGTGACGGTATCGGTAAAGAAGTTATTCCAGCTGGTaagaaaatattggaaaaaatctCTGAATCTACCAACttaaatttcaaatttatcGACTTAGAAGCTGGGTGGGCCACTTTCCAAAAAACGGGTGAAGCTTTACCTGATGAAACAATCGACATTTTAAAAAGCCAATGCCAAGGTGCCTTATTTGGAGCCGTTCAATCTCCAACTGTTAAAGTTGCCGGCTACTCCTCTCCTATTGTTGCCCTAAGAAAGAAATTAGGTTTATATGCCAATGTTCGTCCAGTTAAGAGTGTTGCCGGTACCGGTGATAGACCAGTAGACATGGTTATTGTTAGAGAAAACACCGAAGATTTGTATATCAAGGAAGAACGTACTTTTACTGATCCAAAAACTGGTTTGCGTGTCAGCGAAGCTATTAAAAGAATCAGTGAAGAGGCCACCAGAAACATTGCCACTATTGCTTTACAAATCGCCTTAAATAGATATGCTATTAAGGGAAAAAGTACTTTAACTGTAACACATAAGTCTAATGTTTTATCTCAAAGTGATGGGTTATTTAGAGAAGTTTGTAAAGAAGTTTATCAATCTAAGCCAGAGTATGCCAAGATTGGTTACAATGAGCAAATTGTTGACAGTATGGTTTACAGAATGTTCAGAGAACCAGAATGCTTTGATGTGATTGTTGCACCAAATTTATACGGTGATATTTTATCTGATGGTGCTGCTGCTTTGGTTGGTTCATTAGGTGTTGTACCAAGTGCCAATGTTGGTAAAGACTTCGTTGTTGGTGAACCATGTCATGGTTCTGCTCCAGATATTGCTGGGAGGGGTATTTCCAACCCAGTTGCTACAATTAGATCTACTGCCTTGATGTTAGAATTCTTGGGTCACCCAGATGCAGCTAATAAAATCCAGAAGGCTGTGGACGCTAACGCAGTTGAAAACACAATCAAGACTCCAGATTTGGGCGGTAAATCTACTACCGAAGAAGTTACTAATGATATTATATCAAAATTGTAA
- the FAP1 gene encoding Fap1p (similar to Saccharomyces cerevisiae YNL023C | FAP1 | FKBP12-Associated Protein) produces MSILNANIYKSNFDTTAGLSVSESTFEEIPYYEQTIKDIIDGNKYTCMICTVEMDPYCQMYNCPKCYRVYDFECIKQWATKSIKKNTLAVANNNNTDHQSHPQGWKCPNCYYVSKRFPKEPTCWCGKNIKPEPNVLSPNSCGQTCENKAHCEHGCMKTCHLGPHQSCSVMIDIYCNCGSESKKILCSSLNPKSSKNMSWGGNRKFNCGKKCGLLMPCGVHYCDKICHSGPCGKCTQLIYDKGKGLIKCYCGLENKSQITCSDINVIGSSKNWVGSFACNNKRFLKYDCNIHEYCVGCEPVPKSNKKIHCPYSPDILKACPCGATSIPKQKRTNCTDPIPTCENVCEKPLKCGKHKCPYTCHNGPCMDPCLIIEKTACACNSKTFLTPCGYEATPSCTMKCEQLMSCKRHHCRNICCEGKPAAIERAKHPIFNKNLKNDESLVEAVHICLKPCNLKLSCGLHYCQRKCHPGKCPPCLESDSNDLVCPCGKTIIPAPVRCGTKLPTCLFDCLKVGTNRYGCNHKIPPHLCHEGECPKCTHSVIKKCRCYRHEKIRTLCYQTDVSCGKQCLKPLPNCPHKCTKICHTDSCLLNCSMICGLTRESCGHKCVAKCHGNKPCDEVGLNCEKLVDKTCPCGRIKSLQVKCFETKCLPPINCDETCAALKRRLELKKALGLDHSATNGVVVTASTTFEDLNLPHTEQALLIYHKQSAWCNEIDKTLKNFISENTKMSFHFKPMKAPQRFFIHELCKSYQLYSESQDYEPKRSVFVKKNIENGNIKSVSPIISLEESYKVYSNFREQLKKLKIQYHEANVSKEFYNLPAPEPATVAIGSTKYNCIVVQCMNDSINKKCNIMNIQEIFDKFLRFSLIGGMDYFESLYKSERKCYIVKPIREMNENIEKDMKMLLPHITKSLHNKYGEHSVVLGMGKVDQDANNTIIIFEEQGMEQQEDVHSKTS; encoded by the coding sequence ATGTCGATACTAAATGCTAATATCTATAAATCTAATTTCGATACTACTGCTGGACTATCTGTTTCAGAGAGTACTTTTGAAGAAATCCCATATTATGAACAAACCATTAAGGACATCATCGAtggaaataaatatacatgTATGATCTGTACAGTGGAAATGGATCCCTACTGTCAAATGTATAATTGTCCAAAATGTTATAGAGTTTACGATTTCGAATGCATAAAACAATGGGCTACAAAATCAATCAAGAAAAACACTCTTGCTGTTgcaaataacaataacacaGACCATCAATCACATCCACAAGGCTGGAAATGTCCTAATTGTTACTATGTGTCCAAAAGGTTTCCTAAAGAGCCCACGTGTTGGTGTggcaaaaatattaaaccaGAACCAAATGTTTTGAGTCCGAATTCCTGTGGCCAAACCtgtgaaaataaagcaCATTGTGAACATGGGTGTATGAAAACATGTCATTTAGGTCCACATCAATCTTGTTCAGTTATGAttgatatatattgtaATTGTGGATCtgaaagtaaaaaaatattgtgtTCCTCCTTAAATCCCAAATCCTCAAAAAATATGTCATGGGGGggaaatagaaaatttaattgTGGCAAAAAATGCGGGTTGTTAATGCCTTGTGGTGTTCATTATTGTGATAAGATTTGTCACTCGGGCCCTTGTGGTAAATGTACTCAACTTATTTATGATAAGGGCAAGggtttaataaaatgttaCTGTGGTCTAGAAAATAAGTCCCAAATTACGTGTAGTGATATTAATGTTATAGGTAGTTCCAAAAATTGGGTTGGAAGCTTTGCCTGTAATaacaaaagatttttaaaatacgATTGTAATATCCACGAATATTGTGTTGGCTGTGAGCCAGTTCCCAAATCCAACAAGAAAATTCATTGTCCATATTCTCCTGACATTTTAAAAGCTTGTCCCTGTGGTGCTACGTCTAttccaaaacaaaaaagaaccAATTGTACTGATCCTATTCCTACTTGTGAAAATGTGTGTGAGAAACCGTTGAAATGTGGTAAGCATAAATGTCCGTACACTTGTCACAATGGACCATGTATGGATCCATGTTTAATTATTGAGAAAACAGCGTGTGCTTGTAATTCGAAAACTTTTTTGACCCCATGCGGTTATGAAGCGACACCAAGTTGTACTATGAAGTGTGAACAACTAATGTCATGTAAACGGCATCATTGTAGAAATATTTGTTGTGAGGGGAAACCAGCTGCTATAGAGCGTGCTAAACACCCaatattcaataaaaatttaaaaaatgacgAGAGTTTGGTGGAAGCTGTTcatatttgtttaaaacCGTGCAATTTAAAGTTATCGTGTGGCTTGCATTATTGTCAAAGAAAATGTCATCCGGGAAAGTGTCCACCATGTTTAGAAAGTGATTCGAATGATTTGGTGTGCCCTTGTGGGAAAACAATTATTCCTGCACCGGTTCGTTGCGGTACCAAATTGCCGACCTGTTTATTTGATTGTTTAAAAGTTGGTACAAATAGATATGGTTGTAATCATAAAATACCACCACATTTATGTCACGAGGGTGAATGTCCAAAATGTACACATAGCGtgattaaaaaatgtaGATGTTATAGGCACGAAAAAATACGTACTTTATGTTATCAAACGGATGTAAGTTGTGGGAAACAATGTTTGAAACCATTGCCAAATTGTCCTCATAAGTGTACTAAGATTTGTCACACTGATTCATGTTTACTTAATTGTTCAATGATTTGTGGTTTGACTAGGGAGTCGTGTGGCCATAAATGTGTTGCCAAGTGTCATGGTAACAAGCCATGTGACGAGGTTGGTCTAAACTGTGAAAAGTTAGTTGATAAAACTTGTCCGTGCGGTAGAATTAAATCTTTACAAGTGAAGTGCTTTGAAACTAAATGTTTGCCCCCAATCAACTGTGATGAAACTTGTGCTGCATTAAAGAGAAgattagaattaaaaaaggcTTTAGGTTTAGATCACAGTGCCACTAATGGTGTTGTTGTAACTGCTTCCACAACCTTTGAAGATTTGAATTTGCCACACACTGAGCAAGCTCTATTGATTTACCATAAACAAAGTGCCTGGTGTAACGAAATCgataaaacattaaaaaattttatttctgaAAACACCAAAATGTCGTTCCATTTCAAACCCATGAAAGCCCCAcaaagattttttattcacGAATTATGTAAAAGTTATCAACTTTATTCGGAATCGCAAGACTATGAACCTAAAAGGTCagtttttgttaaaaaaaatattgaaaatggGAATATAAAAAGCGTTTCTCCCATAATAAGTTTGGAAGAATCTTACAAAGTATACTCCAATTTTAGAgaacaattgaaaaaactaaaaatccAATACCATGAAGCAAACGTTTCTAAAGAATTTTACAATTTACCGGCACCTGAACCTGCCACAGTTGCTATTGGTTCGACCAAATATAATTGTATTGTAGTTCAATGTATGAATGAttctattaataaaaaatgtaatattatgaatatCCAAGAGATTTTTGATAAGTTTTTAAGATTTTCACTAATTGGTGGTATGGATTATTTTGAAAGTCTGTATAAAAGTGAACGAAAGTGTTATATTGTTAAACCCATAAGAGAAAtgaatgaaaatattgaaaaggATATGAAAATGTTATTGCCACATATAACCAAATCATTACACAATAAGTATGGTGAGCATTCGGTGGTTCTCGGGATGGGTAAAGTTGATCAAGatgctaataatacaatcattatttttgaagaaCAAGGAATGGAACAACAAGAGGATGTTCATTCGAAGACGAGTTAA